The genomic window TCAGAATCGGAACCCAGCTCGACACCGGTACCGCATGCGGAAGGCCGAGTGCCGAAGCGCCCCAGCCCCACTGGAAGACCGCCACCATGACGCCGTATGCGGCGGCAACCGACAATAGGTTCATCGCAGCGGCTTTGAGAGCTACGACGATCGACCGGAACACCACCGTCAGCAGTACGACCGACAAGGCGACGACGAAGGCCACGACGAGCCAAATGCGTTCGGCGACCTTGTCGGTGATGTCGGAAAAGATCGGTGTCACGCCGGTGGCGATAACACCATCGGGCAGCACCTCTGACCGAAGGTGTTGCAGCAGTGCCGCTGTCGCTTCGTCGCTCGGTCCTGTCGTGGGTTCGAGCGTCACGACGGCCGTGTCGCCTGTAGCATTTGTCAGCGGGGCGCTGATCGACATAATGCCTGGCTCGCGAGAAAGTTTGTCAATCAATGCAATCGGAGATGTCCGACTGAGATCCACAGCCAACATGAACGGCCCGTTCGCGCCCGGCCCGAATTCGCTGTCCACAAGGTCGTAGGCGAGACGGGTTGTGTTCGACGTCGGCTGAGTCCCCGCGTCCTGTGGCCACATGCGCATGTCGAGCACGGGCGCCGCGAGCACGGCCAGCAACATCAGAGCGGCAAGACCGAAGACGACGGGTTTGCGGCACACCATGCGCGCCCAGCGTTCGGTACGCGACGGACCTGCGGAAACGGGCACTTTCTTGCGCAGCAACCGCTTGCCGGCCAGCCCGCACAGCGCGGGCACGAGGGTGATCGACGTGAGCATCACTGCGCCCACCACGGCCAACGTTGCGTACCCCATCGACGCGTAGACCGGAAGCCCAGCCAGTCGGAGACCGAGCAGGCACAGCAACACCGTGCTCCCGGCGAATACCACGGACACTCCTGCGGTCGAGTTCGACTGAAATGCAGCCTCTTTCGACGACAGACCTGATCGAAGGCCGTCGGCGAAGCGAGTGACGAGCAAGAGCGCGTAGTCGATCCCGACGCCGATGCCGACCATGGTGGCGATCGTCGGTGCCATGGGGCTGATTTCGGTGATCGAGGCCAACAGCACGACTGTCCCCGAGCCGATGCCGACTCCGATGACAGCTACCGCGATCGGAAGCCCGGCGGCAACAACGGATCCGAAGGCCAGCAGCAGGATCACCAGTGCGACGACGATGCCGACGGCCTCTGCCGCACCTCCCGGCTTACTGATGTTCTCGGCGACCTGTCCGCCGAGTTCGACTTGAAGTCCCTCGCGCTCGAGCGGTGCGGTGGCCGAGCGGAGCGCATCGATACCGTCGGTGCCCTCGAAATCGGTGACCGGGATTCGGTACTGGACCGATACCAGCGCAGTGTCGCCGTCGGACGAGACGCGTGCAGGCGAGACAGTGCCGACACCGTCCAGCGCTTCGAGTCTGCCGCGTAGGCCGTCGAGAACAACCGGATCCAGTGCCACGTCGTCGTGCACCACGACCCGAGCATCGGTCCCGGCGAGGTCGGGAAACCGCTCTGCGAGCATGTCGCTGCCCGCGATCGAATCGAGGCCCTCCACGTGGTAGTTGTCGTGCATCTGTCCGCCGAATGCTCCTGCGGCACTCATCGTTGCCGCGAACAACACGACCCAGACGGCGACGGTTCGCCAGGGGTGGGCAGCGCACGAAGCGCCGATTCTGCCGAGCAAGATCCTCATGTGGAAGCTCCTTCATGTGTGTGGTCCACACAGACTGAGCCGACTCACTTGGAGTCTTCTTGGGGCTTTCTAGTCGCCATGGAGATCCACCGAGGGTTACCCCACGCATGTGCAAGCTCCAACGCCTTGACCTGGTGACGGACCGCGAGATCGGTCTCGCCGAGAGCTGCAGCCAGACTGGCCAGCACTGTGTCGACGGGACCGATCACGTAGGTCCCGGTGGCAATCCCTGCCAGGCGTCCGGAGAATCTGGCCAACGACAAGTACACCTGCCGGGCTTCGTCGACTGCGTCCGTCGCAACCACTGCCATTCCGCGCAGCGTCAGGAACAGAGATTCGAAGAAGTCGTGGCGTATCCGGCCCGCAGAGCGCCTCACCTCGATCGCTTCGTCGAGCTCATTGCGTTCGACGAGGACGAGGGCCAGCAGGTCCGCGGCAACGTCCGGGTATTGCGCGTAGAGCATCCGCAACTCGGCCTCGAACGTCCCCAGCGTCCCAGACGTCACCGCGGTAGTGACATACGCCAAAGCGTGTATGACGTCGGCGTTGACGGCGAGGCTTGCCCGCAACGCGGCACCTCCGACGTCGAAATAGTGGTGGGCGTCGTCGAGTTCGCCCACCGCGTGTGCGAGCATTCCGCGGGCGAGTTGACACGTTGCAGAAGCCTGCTGCCAGCTGTAGTTCTCGGCGAGTGCAGACTCTGCGTCGAGATGTGCACGCATCGACTCGAATCTGTGTTCTGCGGCGTCGACCAGAAACGCGCCGTGATGACCGATCATCGTGAACACCGGCATGTCGTTCGATGTCCCCAGTTCGATCAGCTCTACCGAGAGCGTCATTCGCCGCTCGGGATCGAGGTCGGACGCGACCAGATTCCACAGGGCATTCGTCGCAAGCCCGCGAATTTCCGGCTCGCCGAGATTCAGTGACAGCGCGTACGCCCGCTCGGCAGCGTCCATCGCCCGGTCGTCGAGCTCTCCCCGGATCTCGTCGACGAGCGCGCAGAGTAGTCGGCACGCCGATGCGTCGTCGAGATCATCCCTGGCGAGGGCTCGTTCGATCAGCTCCACGAGTCCGGCGTCGTACGCGCCGTATTCGCGCTTGAGCCACGTCGTCGGCAGCTCGCCTGCAGTCAGGGTGCGGATGAGAAGATCGGTGCGGCCGGAGCGTTCGGCGATGGACACCGCTTCCCGACGCGTCACTGCGGCCCCGATACTTGCGCCGCCTGCGACCTGGGCGGAGATGCGTCGTGCGAGCAAGTCGATATGTTCCTCGACGGAGCCGTGCGGCAGCCGGGACCAGGCGGTGAGCGCGTCGGTGTAGAAGCGGGCCGCGGATGCATGCGAGTATCTGCTGTCTGCCTCGGCGGCGGCAGCCACCGAGAAATCGAGTGCCTTGCGAATATCGGTGGATGCTGACAACTGCGAATAGTGCAGTGCCAGAGCGGGATAATCCGGCTCCGCCTGCCGCTCCAGCAGCGCGCCGATGCGGGTGTGCCACCGGCGACGGCGGAGTAGCGTCATGTCGGAGTACAAGGTATCGCGCACGAGTACGTGCGTGAACCGAATTCGTTCCGGATCGCTGTCGTCGATCAAACCCGCGACCACTGCAACGTCGAGTGCGTCAAGGGCGGTATCGGTGTCGAGTTCGGCTGCCTCGAGCACGATATCCAGCTCTGCCTCGCGTCCGAACATCGCTGCAAGCCTGAGCATTACGACGGTCAACTCCGGCAGTCGTGCGAACCGTCGGCGGAGGACGTCTCGAACCCCCTCCGGCACTTCGGAGGTGGCGACAACGTCACCCTCGCTGCCCAGCAGCAGTGCACTCTCACGAAGGTAGAAGGGATTTCCCTGCGTGCGCTCGTCGAGCGTCCGCATCGTGTGGTCGTCGGGAGCCCGGCCGGATACGTGTGCGACGAGCGCCGCCGAGTGTTCGGCACTCAGACCACCGAGAGGAAGTCGTGTCGGTGACTGCGCGGCAAGAGAGCCGATCGTCTCGTCGAGTTCGGGATTGGTCTCGTCCGGCCTGTACGCGGCGACAATACGCATCCGAGGGGAAGACTCACGCGCGAGCGCGACGAGCAACGAGAGCGTGTCGGGATCGGCTCGGTGCAGATCATCGAGCACGAGCGCGAGCGGGGTGCTCACGGATATCTCGGACAGGTAGTCGACGACTGCGCGCCGAAGTAGAAAACTGCCGTGAGGCCGGGATTCGGCTCTCGAGAGGTGTACGTCCAACAGGGGCGCCAGGGCATCCGCATGGACGCCGGGGTCGACACGCGCCGTCGCCGTACGAAGAATCTCGGTCCATGCCCATGCAGGCGGCGCACCGCCGGATTCTGGACAGCGTCCGGTGAATACGGACCACCCGCGAGATTCGAGGCGCGCTCGCGCCTGCGCCAACAGCGCCGACTTCCCTGAACCGGCCTCGCCGGAGACGAGCACGATGCTCGACGTCGTCTCCGTGATCGCGTGGATCTCGTCGATCCGGCCGAAGAATTCGGCGTGAGTTACAGCAGGGGTCGAGATGCCCAGTGCAGTAACGGGTTTCGGGATCGACACCCGATGGGCGAGAACGTCTGCTTCGAGCTCGACCAGAGCGGGCCCCGGATCGAGTCCGAGTTCGTCGCCGAGCGTCGTCCGTGCCCGTCGTAGTGCGGACAGAGCATCGGCTTGTCTTCCGGCCCTGTACAGCGCGAGCGCGAGAAGACGCCAACTTTCCTCGCGCAGAGGGTGTTCGCGGGTGAGATCGGTGGCATCGAGCACTGCATCCGCGGCGGATCCGTCGTCCAGCATGGCGGCGACGAGCCGCTCCCTCGCGACCGTACGCAGCTCGGTCAGACGAGCGATCTCGGCCTGTGCCCACGGCTGCCCCGCAACTTCGGCGTAGGCATCTCCGCGCCAGAGAGCAAGCGCGTCGGTCAGCATCTCACGGCGATCGGTACCGGTGGCGCCGCGCACCAGGGCGTCGAACTGCCACGCGTCCACCGACTCGACCGGCAGTCGGAGTGCATAACCGGGCGCCTTGCTGATCAAGATCGACGACGGCGTCCGTGGCGCTCGGCCGGGCTCGAGAGCCCGTCTGAGATTCGAAATATATGCCTGCAAGGCGCCGATTGCCCGTGCAGGAGGTTCGCCGTTCCAGAGGTCGTCGACGATCCGGTCCATCGACACCACGTTTTCGCGGGCGATGAGGAGGATCGCGAGCACGCTGCGCTGGCGGGGGCCGCCGAGATCGATGGATCCCGACGCTCCCTCCGCGCTGATCGCACCGAGCACGCTCACCTGCACGCGAACAGACTAGAACAGCTAGTACGCCACTAGTGGACTACTAGAGCAGTCGGCGAGCGTTACGGCCATGACGAACACACAACCCGACACCAACAACATGGTCATCATCCACCAGTGCTTCCGCGACCAATTCGCGGCGCTGCCGACACTGATTCACTCGATTCCGGATGGGGACGCCACCCGGGCAGGCGTCGTCGTCGATTTTTTGACCGAACTCACGACGGCGCTGCACTACCATCACGTCGCCGAGGACGAGGCGCTGTGGCCTGTGCTCTTGGGCCGGGTGAAGGACACGTCGGCGATCCTGTCGATGGAGGAGCAACACGAGCGGATAGGAGAGTTGATCGACCTAGCCCTCGGTCAGGCGTCGGCGTTCCGCACCTCCGCGCGTAGTCGACGCGGAGACGCACTCGCCGATACGTTGACTTCTCTGTCGACAGCACTGAACGAGCATCTCGACGACGAAGAGGCCATTGCGTTGCCGTTGGCCGAGCGGCACCTGACGATCGAGGAGTGGGCGCTCGTCGGTGAGATCGGCCATGCCTCCATACCGAAGAACAGGATGCTGGTAATTCTGGGTTACATTCTGCACAGCGCGACACCCGATCAGCGAACATTTTTCCTGGCGCAGAACCCTCTTGCCGCACGCCTGGCGTGGAAACTCCTAGGCAAGAGGAAATTCGAGGCCGACTATCGACGGGTATACGGTCACCCGTCGAAGAACGCAGTCAGTGCAGGTCCGACATCGCGGTAGGTACGGACGGTCCGGATGCGGCCGTGTCCCAGACGCGCGAGATCGCGGCCGAGATCGGTGTCGTTCTCACCCGAGGTGTCGAGCAGAACATCGAGCCGGGGGATCGCCGACGCGACGTACCGCGGATCCGGTCCGGCATTGTGCACGCAGTCCGAGAGAAGCAGCACCCGTTTATCGGGCGAAGACACCCCACGGAGAAGACTGGCCGCGGTTTCGAGCGCGAACTGCACGTTGGTCAGTCCGCGGGCCGGAATGCTCAGCACCGTGTCCAGAATTCCCAGCGGAGTCGTCGGATCGCCGAACGTGGTCAGCACCGCCGCGTCGGACCAGAACGCGACAACCGCGAGGTCGTCGGAGTTCAGTTCTCCGGCGAGGGCACCGACCGTGGCCGCGGCTGTTCGAACGCGTTCACCTTTCATCGAACCCGAGATATCGACGACGAGAACGACCGACCTCGACGTGCGCAGCCGCTCGCGTACGACGATGTCGTCGTCCTCGGGAAACGGGTTGGCCGCGAGAACGTCGACGGTCCGGTCCATGTCGAGCTCGTCGGAGCCGTCGCGGTACCGGAGCGAGGTCAGTTCGCCGATCCCGCGCCGCGCACGGTCGTCACGCCGTGGGCGGCGAACCGCCAACCGCGACGCGATCTTTCGAGCGCGGGCGCGGGTGGCTGCATCTGTCGTCGACTCGTGATCGCTCGCCTCCCGTAGGGATATCACCTCGGCGGACTCATCGGTGAATCCTGGCGCAGACGGGTTGTTCTCGCCGTTGGCTTTGCCGGCCCGGCGGCGACCGTCGACGACGAGGACCGCGCCACCACCGCCGGGTCGATAGAGCGAGGGGGAGTCGTTCAGTTGTTTCGGTTTGCGGCGCAACGGCTTCAACGTGCCCGACTGCTTACCAGGTGTGCGAACGGGAGAGTCGGCTGGGACGGCTCTTCAACCGGGCGCTGCGGCGGCCGGCTTCAGTACGAAGTGATCCTGCCAGATCCCGTGCAGAATCTGCTCGGCCGTCAGGTCAGCGGTGCCGTCGAGGTGAATCCGGCCCGACAGAGCGACGTACAACGCGTCGAGCATCACCTGCCGGTAGTCCTCCGGCAGGTCCCGTGGCGGATCGATGTCGACGACTTCGGGAATGTGCACCTGGCGCAGGGACGCCAGTTGTTGCGCGACCAACGTCAGGTCGATTGCGCCGCGCACACTGCTGCCCTGCGTAATGTCCTCGTGCTCGCGAGTCGCGCGCGTGAGCGACACGGAATCCGCGATGAGCCGCATCGAGTCGGCTTCCGTGCGCAATGCGACGATCCCGCGCTCGGCTTCGGCATCCTGATAGCCGACGGCCAGCCGGCAGAGTCGATCGTGGACACTAGTCGAGAGTCGGGTGGTCCCGACGTTGTCGTACGGGTTCATCGACGCCACCACCCGGAACGTGGGCACCGCCTCGACGGTTCCCACCCGTGGAATAGCGATGCGCCGTTCGGCCATGGCAGTCAACAGTGTGTTCAGTGTGTCCTCGGGTGCGCGGTTGAATTCTTCCACGTACAGGAATCCACCGGTCCGCATCGCCTCGACGAGCGGACCTGGGACGAAGTTGTCCTCGCTGTAGTCTTCCCTCAGTACCCGAGAAGGGTTGTGATGTCCAACGATTCGAGCGGGGGTCAGATCTGCGTTGCCCTCGACGAACAGTAACGGGATACCCCACTCGGCCGTGATGGCCCCGAGCAAGGTGGATTTGCTGGTGCCGGGCGGACCTTCGATTAGAAGGTCCCGCCCAGCTGCGACCGCCGCCAGGAGTAGATCGAGCTCGCGATCCCGACCGACCAAACGGGTCGCGATGCGGCTGCGTACTTCCGTGATCGACAGTAGAGACGTCATTTGATCGTGTACCCCGCATCGACAGGAAGCGTTGCACCAGTGATGTATCGGGCTTCGTCGGAGACGAGGAACGCAATCGCGTTGGAGATGTCTATCGGTTCGACCCATGGGATCGGCAACGTGTTGGTCGTCGCAAAGATCGCCTCGGCCTTCTCCCTCGTCGGGTTCGGGTCGTCGGGCAGAAAGAGCCCCCATGTCTTGGGGTTCTGGATCATCACAGTGTCGACCCCCGTGGGGTGCACGGTGTTGACGCGGATACTGTGCTGTCCGAATTCGTTGGCAAGCGCGCGCATGATGCCGACGACACCGTGCTTGGTTGCGGTGTAGTGCACCGTGTTCGGCGTGCCTTTGAGTCCAGCGGTGGAACTGGTCAGCACGATCGACCCTCCTCGTCCGCCCGCGATCAGATGAGGCAGCGCGGCCCGGCACGTGTTCCAGACCCCGGTGAGATTGACGCCGATCATGTTCTGCCAAGCCTCGTCGGTGATGTCGAGAGCAGGTGCGATCTCGAAAACTCCGGCGTTGCCCAGGACGATGTCGAGGCGGCCGAGCTCGGCCACTCCGTCGTCGACGGCTTTCGTCAATGCCGCCGAATCACGAACATCGGCCTTGGTCGCGACGATGCGTCGATCGAGGGCCTCGACCTGCTGGACTGTTTCGGCCAGGTCTTCCTCCGTTGCGCCCGGATACATTTCGATGGTGTCGACTGGTCCGCAGAGGTCGACGGCGATGATGTCCGCGCCTTCCTGGGCCAGCCGGAGCGCATGGCTGCGGCCCTGGCTGCGCGCAGCTCCCGTGATGAATGCGACCTTGCCTTCGAGCTTTCCGGTCATTTGATCACCGATCCGGCGTCGACGGGAAGCTGGACACCTGTGATGTAGCGACCATCGTCGGAGACGAGGAAGGCAATGGCATTGGAGATATCGATCGGTTCGACCCATTCGATCGGTAGCGCGTTGAGCGTTTTGAATGCTGCGCCTGCATCCTCTTTCGTCGGGTTCGGTGTGTCCGGCAGAAATAGGTTGTATGTCGCCGAATTGTGGATCATGTCGGTGTCCACCGATGTGGGATGAACCGAGTTGACGCGAATGTTGAACGGTGCCAGCTCG from Rhodococcus sp. P1Y includes these protein-coding regions:
- a CDS encoding AAA family ATPase, which codes for MTSLLSITEVRSRIATRLVGRDRELDLLLAAVAAGRDLLIEGPPGTSKSTLLGAITAEWGIPLLFVEGNADLTPARIVGHHNPSRVLREDYSEDNFVPGPLVEAMRTGGFLYVEEFNRAPEDTLNTLLTAMAERRIAIPRVGTVEAVPTFRVVASMNPYDNVGTTRLSTSVHDRLCRLAVGYQDAEAERGIVALRTEADSMRLIADSVSLTRATREHEDITQGSSVRGAIDLTLVAQQLASLRQVHIPEVVDIDPPRDLPEDYRQVMLDALYVALSGRIHLDGTADLTAEQILHGIWQDHFVLKPAAAAPG
- a CDS encoding hemerythrin domain-containing protein, which codes for MTNTQPDTNNMVIIHQCFRDQFAALPTLIHSIPDGDATRAGVVVDFLTELTTALHYHHVAEDEALWPVLLGRVKDTSAILSMEEQHERIGELIDLALGQASAFRTSARSRRGDALADTLTSLSTALNEHLDDEEAIALPLAERHLTIEEWALVGEIGHASIPKNRMLVILGYILHSATPDQRTFFLAQNPLAARLAWKLLGKRKFEADYRRVYGHPSKNAVSAGPTSR
- a CDS encoding MMPL family transporter, encoding MRILLGRIGASCAAHPWRTVAVWVVLFAATMSAAGAFGGQMHDNYHVEGLDSIAGSDMLAERFPDLAGTDARVVVHDDVALDPVVLDGLRGRLEALDGVGTVSPARVSSDGDTALVSVQYRIPVTDFEGTDGIDALRSATAPLEREGLQVELGGQVAENISKPGGAAEAVGIVVALVILLLAFGSVVAAGLPIAVAVIGVGIGSGTVVLLASITEISPMAPTIATMVGIGVGIDYALLLVTRFADGLRSGLSSKEAAFQSNSTAGVSVVFAGSTVLLCLLGLRLAGLPVYASMGYATLAVVGAVMLTSITLVPALCGLAGKRLLRKKVPVSAGPSRTERWARMVCRKPVVFGLAALMLLAVLAAPVLDMRMWPQDAGTQPTSNTTRLAYDLVDSEFGPGANGPFMLAVDLSRTSPIALIDKLSREPGIMSISAPLTNATGDTAVVTLEPTTGPSDEATAALLQHLRSEVLPDGVIATGVTPIFSDITDKVAERIWLVVAFVVALSVVLLTVVFRSIVVALKAAAMNLLSVAAAYGVMVAVFQWGWGASALGLPHAVPVSSWVPILMFTILFGLSMDYEVFLLSRVRELWLRTGDAHSSVVDGVASTGRVITSAAAIMIAVFLGFAMDADVTIKMMGVGLATAVLVDATIVRMVLVPATMTLLGQWNWWIPFKNRARRPHTSPTHPTSPAPAYASEHRGHPVAPK
- a CDS encoding BTAD domain-containing putative transcriptional regulator translates to MQVSVLGAISAEGASGSIDLGGPRQRSVLAILLIARENVVSMDRIVDDLWNGEPPARAIGALQAYISNLRRALEPGRAPRTPSSILISKAPGYALRLPVESVDAWQFDALVRGATGTDRREMLTDALALWRGDAYAEVAGQPWAQAEIARLTELRTVARERLVAAMLDDGSAADAVLDATDLTREHPLREESWRLLALALYRAGRQADALSALRRARTTLGDELGLDPGPALVELEADVLAHRVSIPKPVTALGISTPAVTHAEFFGRIDEIHAITETTSSIVLVSGEAGSGKSALLAQARARLESRGWSVFTGRCPESGGAPPAWAWTEILRTATARVDPGVHADALAPLLDVHLSRAESRPHGSFLLRRAVVDYLSEISVSTPLALVLDDLHRADPDTLSLLVALARESSPRMRIVAAYRPDETNPELDETIGSLAAQSPTRLPLGGLSAEHSAALVAHVSGRAPDDHTMRTLDERTQGNPFYLRESALLLGSEGDVVATSEVPEGVRDVLRRRFARLPELTVVMLRLAAMFGREAELDIVLEAAELDTDTALDALDVAVVAGLIDDSDPERIRFTHVLVRDTLYSDMTLLRRRRWHTRIGALLERQAEPDYPALALHYSQLSASTDIRKALDFSVAAAAEADSRYSHASAARFYTDALTAWSRLPHGSVEEHIDLLARRISAQVAGGASIGAAVTRREAVSIAERSGRTDLLIRTLTAGELPTTWLKREYGAYDAGLVELIERALARDDLDDASACRLLCALVDEIRGELDDRAMDAAERAYALSLNLGEPEIRGLATNALWNLVASDLDPERRMTLSVELIELGTSNDMPVFTMIGHHGAFLVDAAEHRFESMRAHLDAESALAENYSWQQASATCQLARGMLAHAVGELDDAHHYFDVGGAALRASLAVNADVIHALAYVTTAVTSGTLGTFEAELRMLYAQYPDVAADLLALVLVERNELDEAIEVRRSAGRIRHDFFESLFLTLRGMAVVATDAVDEARQVYLSLARFSGRLAGIATGTYVIGPVDTVLASLAAALGETDLAVRHQVKALELAHAWGNPRWISMATRKPQEDSK
- a CDS encoding mycofactocin-coupled SDR family oxidoreductase, with amino-acid sequence MTGKLEGKVAFITGAARSQGRSHALRLAQEGADIIAVDLCGPVDTIEMYPGATEEDLAETVQQVEALDRRIVATKADVRDSAALTKAVDDGVAELGRLDIVLGNAGVFEIAPALDITDEAWQNMIGVNLTGVWNTCRAALPHLIAGGRGGSIVLTSSTAGLKGTPNTVHYTATKHGVVGIMRALANEFGQHSIRVNTVHPTGVDTVMIQNPKTWGLFLPDDPNPTREKAEAIFATTNTLPIPWVEPIDISNAIAFLVSDEARYITGATLPVDAGYTIK
- a CDS encoding vWA domain-containing protein, producing the protein MRRKPKQLNDSPSLYRPGGGGAVLVVDGRRRAGKANGENNPSAPGFTDESAEVISLREASDHESTTDAATRARARKIASRLAVRRPRRDDRARRGIGELTSLRYRDGSDELDMDRTVDVLAANPFPEDDDIVVRERLRTSRSVVLVVDISGSMKGERVRTAAATVGALAGELNSDDLAVVAFWSDAAVLTTFGDPTTPLGILDTVLSIPARGLTNVQFALETAASLLRGVSSPDKRVLLLSDCVHNAGPDPRYVASAIPRLDVLLDTSGENDTDLGRDLARLGHGRIRTVRTYRDVGPALTAFFDG